GGCGAACACGAAGAACAGCCCCTGCACCAGCGGCAGATCGGGCACGCTCAGCGCCTGGTAGAACAGCCCGCCGAGGCCGGGCCAGGAGAACACCGTCTCCACGAGGATCACGCCCGCCACCGTCCGCCCGAGGTTGATGAAGATCAGTGTCACGGTCGGCAGCAGCGCGTTCGGCACCGCGTGCCGACGGCGCACGAGGTCGTCGCGCAGCCCCTTGGCCCGCGCGGTCGTCAGATAGTCGCTGCCCATCTCGTCCAGCAGCGCCGACCGCGTGACCAGCAGCGTCTGCCCGTACTCCACGGCCACCAGCGTCACCACCGGCAGCACCAGATGGTGCGCCACGTCCAGGACGTACGCGAAGCCCTCCTCGCCGCCCGACTCCATGCCGCCGGTCGGGAACATGCCGGGCAGCGGCCCGATCCCCACCGACAGCACGATGATCAGCAGCAGCCCCAGCCAGAACGACGGGATGGAGTACAGCGTCAGCGCGAGGCCCGTGTTGACACGGTCGCCCAGCCTGCCGTGCCGCCATGCCGACCGGGTGCCGAGGAGGATGCCCAGCGCCGTGTAGAGGACGAAGGCGGTCCCGGTGAGCAGCAGGGTGTTCGGCAGCGCCTCGGTGATCTTGTCGACGACGGGCGACCGGAACTGGTACGACGTCCCGAAGTCGCCCGTGAGCGCCTTGCCGCAGTAGTCCGTGAACTGCCGCCACAGCGGCAGGTCGAGCCCGAACTCCTCGCGATAGGCGGCCAGCTGCTCCGCCGACACCTGACGGCCGCCCGTCATGGTCTTCACCGGGTCGCCGGGGATCAGCCGGAAGAGGAAGAAGCTGGTCACGAGGACGGCCAGCAGCGAGACGGCGGCACCGGCCACCTTGCCCGCCAGATACCGCGGGTACGCGGAGCTCTTGCGTACCCGCGGCCCGGGGGCCGTCTGCTGCTTGTCCTCGACCAGCGCGGGGGTCGCGTCAGCGGTCATCGGTACCCGCTCGCCGCCCTACTCGCGTTCCTCGGCGGTGGCCCGCCGCCGCATCGCCGCGAAGGCGCCGAGCCCGCCGAGGATCACCACACCCGCGACGATCCCGACCACGACCCCCGTCGACGACGCGTTGTCGGAGGACCCGCCGGAGTCCGCGGGCACCGCCGACCACCAGCTCCAGTAGCCGTCCTGGCCGTAGATGTTGCCCGCCTTCGCCGGCATGGTGGTGATCGACTTGATCTGGTCCGTCCGGAAGGCCTCGACCGCGTTCGGATACGCCATGACGTTCATGTACCCGAGGTCGTACAGCCGCGACTCCATCTGCTTGACGATGTCCGCCCGTTTGGCGGGGTCGTACTCGGTGAGCTGCCGGGCGTAGAGCTCGTCGTACTTCTTGTCGCAGATGAAGTTGTCCGTCGCGCCCGTCTCCTCGGGGGTCGCCGGCAGCGCCCCGCAGGTGTGGATGGACAGCACGAAGTCGGGGTCGGGGTTGACCGACCAGCCGTCGAACGCCAGGTCGTACTTGCCGGCCAGCCACGGGTCGGTCACGTTGTCCAGGCAGTTCAGCCGGACGCCGATGCCGAGCTTGCCCCACCACTCCTGGAGGTACTTGCCGACCGCCTTGTCGTTGGGGTCGGTGGCGTGGCACAGCACGCGGTAGGTGATCGGCTTGCCGTCCTTGCCGACGCGTTTGCCGTCGCCGTTCTTCTTGTACCCCGCCTGGTCGAGCAGCCGGGCCGCCTCGGCCGGGTCGTACGCCAGCTTCCGGTCCGCGGAGGGCTTCCAGAAGTAGTCCTGGAAGCGGGGCGGGATGTAGCCCTCGCCCTCGACGGCGTGGCCCCGGAACACCTTGTCGATGATGGCCTCGCGGTCGACGGCCCGGAACAGCGCGTTGCGCACCCGCTGGTCCAGCAGGGAGGGGTGGCCGTCGCCGAACTTCTCGCCGTTCTTCGCCTTCGCGCCCGGGTTGGTGGCGAGGGCGTAGAAGCGGCGGCCGGGAGCGTCGTTGACCTGGATGTCGTCCGCGCCCTTCAACGACTCCGCCTGAGCGGGCGTCAGGGACGGCGACCCGGCGACGAAGGACACCTCGCCCTTGCGCAGCGCCGACACGGCCGCGTCCTGGTCCTTGTAGTAGCGGAAGACCAGCTCGTCGAACTTCGGCGACCCGCGCCAGAAGTCCTTGTTGGCCTTGAGCCGTACGTAGCTGTCGGCCTTGTAGCCGCTCAGCACGAACGGCCCGTTCCCCACGACGGGGAAGTCCTTGTCGTTGTTGAACTCGGAGAAGTCCGAGACCTTCTCCCAGACATGCTTCGGCACGATCGGCACGTCCAGCGCGGCCATCGTGGCCTGCGGCTTCTTCAGCTCGATGACCAGCTCGGTGGGGCTCGGGGCCGTCACCTTCCTGAAGTTGCCGACGTAGCTGCCGTTCGCCGTGGCCGCGCCGGTGTCGGTCATCATCTTGTTGAAGGTCCACGCCGCGTCCTCGGCGGTGGCCTGCTCGCCGTCCGACCACGTGGAGTTGTCGCGGATCGTGTACGTCCACGTCAGCTTGTCCGGCGACGACTCCCACTTGGTGGCCAGGCCCGGGATGGCGTGGTTGTCCTTGGGGTCGTAGTTGGTCAGGTACTCGTACATGAGCCGGTGAATGCTCGTGCTGAGCAACCGGACCGCGAGGAACGGGCTGAGCGAGTCCACGCTCTGCGCCACGGCGACGGTCAGCACCTTCTTGCCGTCGTCGGCCGCCCGGGCCTGCTGGGGAGCCGGGTCGAGCGGGGTCGCGAGACCGGCGGTGAGGGTGAGCGCGGCGGCCCCGGCCAGGGCGACGAGCCGGAGGCCGTGCGGGAGGCTGCGTTTCTGATCGTTCGTGCCCATGGTCGGACCTCGCGTCATCGCTCGGACGGGAAGGACGGGTTGATCAGCTGTCAGATGCGTGATGTGTGTGTACCAGCGGCCATCTCCACCCGTCAACGGCGCGTTCACCCCTCGTGGCCTGCGGAAATAACGAATTGGCGAGCATTTCGCACCCATTGGTGGAGACCACTGACGCGCCCCTGGCCAGGGCCTGGCAACGGAATTCGCCCCGGAACGCACCGAGGCCCGCGCCGAGTCGGAACGGCGCGGGCCAAACGGGGATCGGCCCCTGAGAAGGGGCCGATCGGGTGAGCTGATTACTGCGTCGGAGGCGGGGGCGGCGGGGTCTGCCCGTCGGGCTGCGCCGGGTGACCGGGCTGACCGGGCTGGGGGTAGCCGTAGCCGGGCTGTGGGGGAGCGGCCGGGGGCTGCCCGGGCTGTGGGTAGGGCTGGCCGGGGTGGGCCGCCGGGTGCCCGGGGTGCTGACCGGGCTGCGCCGGCTGTCCCGGCTGCCCGGGCTGCGGGTAGGGCGGCTGCGCCGCGGCCTGCGGGTACGGCTGGCCGGGCTGGGCCGGGGGCTGGGCATACGGCTGGCCGGGCTGCGGGTACGGCTGACCGGGCTGGGCGTACGGCTGGCCCGGCTGCGGCTGCGGCTGCGGCTGCTGGGGCTGCTGCGGGTACGGGCCCGGTCGGCCGGGATCCGGCTGCTGCTGACCGGGGTAGACAGGCTGTCCCGGCTGGGCGTAGGGCTGACCCGGCATGGCCTGGCCGGGCATCGGCGGGGCGGCGACCGGCGGCGGGTTGCCGTCCGAGGTCCACAGGCCGTGCGACTGCTGATGGCGGACGAAGTCCTCCGCGACCATGGCCGCGAGGTTGAAGTACGCCTCCCGCACCTTTGGCCGCATCATGTCGAGGTCGACCTCGGCACCGGCGGAGAGATGCTCGTCGAACGGCACGACGACGACACCGCGGCAGCGCGTCTCGAAGTGCGACACGATGTCCTCGACCTTGATCATCTTGCCGGTCTCGCGGACGCCGGAGATGACGGTGATGGACCGCGAGACGAGGTCGGCGTACCCGTGCGCGGACAGCCAGTCCAGCGTCGTGCTCGCGCTGCTCGCCCCGTCCACGGACGGCGTCGAGATGATGATGAGCTGGTCTGCGAGGTCCAGCACACCGCGCATGGCGCTGTACAGCAGACCGGTGCCGGAGTCGGTGAGGATCACCGGGTACTGCTTGCCCAGCACGTCGATCGCGCGCCGGTAGTCCTCGTCGTTGAAGGTCGTGGACACCGCCGGGTCGACGTCGTTGGCGATGATCTCCAGACCCGAGGAGGCCTGGGAGGTGAACCGCCGGATGTCCATGTACGAGTTGAGGTACGGGATCGCCTGGACGAGGTCACGGATGGTCGCCCCGGTCTCCCGCCGCACCCGGCGCCCGAGCGTGCCCGCGTCCGGGTTGGCGTCGATCGCGAGGATCTTGTCCTGCCGCTCGGTGGCGAGTGTCGAGCCCAGCGCGGTGGTCGTGGTCGTCTTGCCGACACCGCCCTTGAGGCTGATCACGGCGATCCGGTAGCAGGACAGCACGGGCGTGCGGATCAGGTCGAGCTTGCGCTGCCGCTCGGCCTCCTCCTTCTTGCCGCCGATCTTGAACCGCCCGCCACCGGCCGCCGGACGGCTGCTCTTCGCCTTCTGCTTCTTGCTGTTGAGCAGCCGGTCGGACGACAGCTCCACGGCCGCGGTGTAACCGAGCGGCGCGGCCCCGGGGTTGGTCGGCTGCCGCTGGTCGTGCTGTATGGGCTGCGGCCAGGCGGCACCGGTACGGGGGTCGACGGGCTGCTGGGGCTGCCCGGGGTGACCCTGCTGCCCGGGCTGCCCCGGCTGCGGCTGGGGCTGCCCGGCGTGCGGGGGCTGAGCCTCGGGCTGCGGCTGGGCCTGCGGAGGTACGCCGGGGTGGGGCTGCGGACCGGGCGGCTGGGGGAAGCCGTAGCCGCCCTGGGCGTCGGCAGGGGCGCCCGGGTGGGGGAAGCCGTAGCCGGCCTGCGGGGCGGGGGCGCCCGGCTGGGGGAAGCCATAACCGTCTTGCTGGGCCGGGGCCGGGGCCGGGGCCGGGGTCTGGGCCGGGGCCTGGGCCGGGGCGGGCGGCGTGACCGGCTGCTCGGCCGGGGGCTGCTGGGGTGCCGGGGCGGGCGCGCCCTGCTGCGGGAAGCCGTAGCCGCCCTGCGCGGGGGGCGCGGGCGGGCCGTCCGGCTGCTGGGCCGGGGGCTGCTGGGCTGCCGGGGTCGGGGCACCGGGGTGGGGGAAGCCGTAGCCGCCCTGGGCGTTCGGCGCGGCCGGGGGCTGTGCTCCGGGGTGCGGGAAGCCGTAGCCGCCGGGCTGCGGTACGGGCTGGACGGGCGGCTGGTTCGGAGGCATCGGTGCGGGCTGCTGGTTCCACGCGGCAGGCGCGGGCTGCGGCGCCTGGGGCTGGAACGGCGGCTGCTGCGCCGGAACCGAGGGCTGCGGCGGCACCGGCGGCTGACCCTGCGCGGGCACATGCGCATCGGCGGGCCGAGCCTCAGGCTGGGGCTGCTGCTCGGGCTGTACGGGCTGTACGGGCCACTGGTGCGCGGGCGCCGGGGCCGCCGGCTGGTACGAGGGCGGCAGCGGCGGCACACCTTGCGGGAGCGGGGGAACCGAGTCGGACGGCGTGCTCTGCGGCGCCGGGGCTTCGGGGGCCGGGGCGGCCGGTACCGCGTCCTCCGGCTCGCTGTCCGGGGACACGAGGTCGGCGGGGGGTGCGTCGGAGGGCTCCTCAGGAGCAGCCACAGCGTCCTCACGCGGGTACTCGGCGTCGGCCGGCAAGGCATCCTCGGGCTCGGGCTCGGGCCTGACGTCCTCGGGCTCGTGGGCCTGCGACGGGGCGTCCTGGGGCTCGTCGGCGTCGGACAGGGCGTCCTCGGGCGCGGTGTCCTGCGCCTCGGCGTCCGTGTCGACGGGTACTTCGGGTTCTTCCGCACGGGCGTCGTCGGCGGGTGCCTCGTCCTGGACGCCCGTGTCCTCGGACTCACCGGCGTCGGCTGCTACGGGATGCGGCTCGGCAACCACGGGCGCCGCGTCCTCGCCCTCCGGCCGCGTCTGCTCCGGCCCGGCCTCCTCGGCCGACGGCACGTCCGCGAAGGCGTCCGCGTCCAGCGCGTACTCCGAGACTCCGTCGGAGGCGTCGTCGGCCTCCGCGTCGGAGTCGTCGGGGCCGTGGTCCTCCGTGTCATCCGTACGGACAGCGCTGCCGGCCTCGTCGGCGGCGTCGTCCGCCTCGGTGTCACCCTCGTCCTCGGCGTCGGGGGTACCGGCTGCGTCGGGCGTGGAAACCGCCTCCGCGGCCGCCCGCTCCTCGATCTCCCGCTTCAGGGCGACGGCGGAGAAGCGCATGGTGGCGCCGCTCTCCAGATCACCGGCCGACGTGTCCGCCGCACCGGCAGCCGCAGCCGGAACCTCGGGCGTACCGGACGCGGCGGGAGGAGTGGCCGGAGCCGCCCCCGGAGCAGGCGCGGGACCAGGAGCGGCCGGGGCCGTCTCCGGCGGAGCCGACGGCGTCCACTGCGCCTGATACCCACCCACGGGAATGTTCGGCACAGCCGTGGGAGAGGCCGGGCCCGCCTGCGGCGCCTCGGACTGCGCCGGCTGTGACACCTGCGGCTCGAAACCGCTCCCCATCGGCAACCTGGGCACACCGGCCGCCCCGCCGGCGGCCGGGGGAGTGAAGGGCGCACCCGGAGCGGGCGCCGGAGGCGTGAACGGAGCACCCGGAGCGGGCGGCGGCGCGGGCGGCGTGAAGGGCGCACCGGGAGCGGGAGCCGGATGCGACGCCGCGGCCGGTCCCTGAGCGGGATTGTGCGCCGGGAAGGCCGAGGCCCCACCGGAAGGGTTGGCATGCGGCGGCGGAGTCAGCCCGGGCAGCGGCGGCACGGGCCCCTTCGGCATCCCGGATCCGCCGGGCGTCCCGGAACCCCCGGGCACCCCGGAACCTCCGGGCCCTCCGGCTGCCCCCGAGGGACTGGACTCCTCGGACGCCCCCGTCCCCTGTCCCGAGGACGAGCTCCCCGAGGCGTTCTGCGTGTACCAGGCGGGCGGCGCGTAGTCGATGGTGAACTCGCCCGTCACCTCTGCTGCGGACTCCGCGTCGGGCTGGTCATCGCCGGGTGTCGCCCAGCCCCCGCGGATCCCGTCCCGATCGCTGCTCACAGTGTTCCTCCTGGTGTGGTCGAGCACCCTCATGCCGTGCTGGGGCGACCCTTGCTTGTCGTCCGACGTCGTACGAAGTCGTTTGAGGCGTGTCAGAGGTCGTCCGAGGTCGTCCGCTCCACAGGCTCCCCCGCTTGCCCCTGGGACGCCGACGCCTGCTCCACGTGGTCCGACGTCGATCCCTGTCCCAGCCTAATCACCACACGCCCCGACCCGGCAGGCCCGTCTGCCCCTCCATAGCAATGCTGGACCTCTAAACCCAGGCAAATGCGACGTAATTGCTGGCGCAACAGTTGACAAACCGGGTGCTGTGAACGGCTTCGCCGCCAGGCCCGTCAGTCCATCCGACGTGGCGTACCCAACAACCCGGTCTCCGCGTCCGTGGGTTGTGTCATCGCGTACTGCCGATCGCGGTCGGTACACCACAGGGTGAGACCGTCGGAGAGTCCCGGCAGGGAGTCCATTTCGGCCCGGGTGAGCGCCATCGTGCGGCCCAGTTCCGTGGCCTCGTCGGGCGACACCCTCTGAATCCCCACCAGCCGCGCCTGCCGCACGAGCCGCGGAGCGACCGGGCTGACGTACGGCAACAGCGTCAGCACCGACTGCCAGGGCCCGGAGACCACGCGACCGCGAGGTGGCCGCATCCCGCAGTCCCGTACCACCAGCACCGGCGTACCGGCCGAGGCGCCCAGCGGCGGCACCCGCCCGACGTCGTACACGGCCATCCCGTTCTGACCGCCCCCCATGGCGTGCACCATCGGCATCCAGACCTGCGCCCGCGCCGTCTCCACGGCGACCCGCGTCCCTGTTGCCGCCGCCCTGAGCGCGATGACCTGTACGGTCCACAGCCCACCGATGAGCACGACGTCGTACGGCAGAGGCCGATTCAGCCCGAGTACAGCGGGCCGGTTCTCCGCGTCCACGCCGATGACCACGCCGTCGTCGGCGACAGGAAGGGCGAGGGTGTCCAGTTGGTCGACGGTCACGGAGTGCCGAGGGTGTCTCGGACCGATCAATCCGAAGCCGCGGCGGAGTAGTTCACGCGCCCGCTCCGGGGCGGAGGACTGCGGCTCGCCCCGTCCGGTGGCCGCCGCCCGTCCTACGCGCGGGACCGCCGTCATCGGGCACCTCCGAGGGGCAGAGTGGCGAGCATGCCGGGCACCTGTTCCCGGTCGAGTCGGGAGAGCCCCATGCCCGTGTGCCGGGCCGCGGCCTGCACCGCGCGCCGGGCGGCGACGAGTTCGTCGTCGCCGCGCCCGGTGACCCGCAGGTGCCCGCAGGCGGACACCTCCTTCCGCTCCCCCTGTCTGAGCGTGAGGCTGAAGGTGGTGGCGAGAGTGGGGACGGCTGTGACCAGAGCGACGAGCTGCGGCAGCGACGGCGCCCTCTCCCCGCCCAGGGCGGGCCACCGACGGATCCAGTACGTGGTGTGTCTGCGGTTGTCGCAGCGCCAGTTCCGCCCCGACTCCTCGGTCCGCCGCTCCCGCGCATCCGTCCGCCCGGCCTCCGCCGTCACCAGCGGGTTGGCACAGGCCGACGTGGCGATGGCGGAGATCAACTGCTCCTCGTCGAGGAGGGTCGCCCGGAATCCGGATCCGGTGAGTCGGCTCGCGAGATGATCGGCGGCCCGCACGACGCACCTCTGCGCTCCGACCAAGCCGCCCCCGCGCGCGGCCACCGCTTCCGCGCACAGTTCCGGATCGAGCTTCAACGCGATCCATGTGATGCGTACGGCCGGCGCACCCGTCTGCTCCTGCAGGGGCGCGTAGTTGGCGACCGCCACGGACTGCCGGGGCAGATGGATCGCGGGCGCGGGCTGGGTGTGGAGCACGACCTGCGCCGACTCCAGCCGGATACCGTCCACCTCCAGGGCGTCGTGCACCAAGGAGAGCGGCAACGGCTGTTTGTTCCGCTCGGCCCGCAGCGCGGCGGCAGCGGCCTCGACATGCAGGACCGCGGTGACGAACGTACCGTCCCCGACGATTCCGACGGGTCGGCGATCGCGGCCGCTGTACGTGTACGTCCGCAGACTCGGGTCGCACTCCACCGCCGGCGCCAGCCCCGGCTCCGTGCCCTCCGGAATCGGCGTACTCGCGGCCCGACGCTGCCGTGCACGCAACGCCTGAGCCGTGGCCAGCCACTCGGGCAGGGAACGCCCGCGCCGACGGACGAAGGCGAGCAGGACCAGACAGCCGGCGAGGACAGCCGCAGGCGCCACGGCCACGGGATCGATCACCCATCCGACGAGCAGGATGGCCGCCGCGACCTCGATCAGGACAAGGCGTTGCAACCGGAACGCCCCGACCTGACCCGAACGCACCCTGGAGTGGAGCACGCCCGGCGAGGCCGGCCGCTGCGCCGGTCCCTGCCCGGACACCGATGCAACCCGTGTCCGTGATCGGTCACCGGACCGGGCGCGCGTTCCGGAAGCCATCACTCCATCCCCCCCGTTCTGCTGACGACTCGCTCGTGTCGCAGCACCGCACCATGCCCGTGAAGGCCCGGGCACCCTACCCGCTCCACAAGCCCCCGCGGATACCAGGCATAGTAGGGGGCCGCTCTGACACCGGGGCGTTCGGCATGACACACCAGGCGAGCGCGGCACATCTGAACACGGGGAGAAACAAGCAGAGATGGCATCTCGGCGCGACCAGCTCAATGCCTACACCTTCGCGAAGCGCCGCATGCTCGCGGCCTTCCTGCAGTCGTCGCCCGACGGTTCGGAGGAGGGCGCACCTCGTCCGTTGCGCGCGGTCGTCCCCGGCGCCATCGTGGGTGTGGTCGTCATGGCCGTCTTCGGGGCCTGGGGGATGTTCAAGCCCACCGCGCCCAAGGGCTGGGACGAGCCCAACGCCAAGGTGATCGTCGCCAGCGACTCGACCACCCGCTACGTCGTCCTGAAGACCGGCCAACAGGTCCAGCTGCACCCGGTCCTCAACATGGCGTCCGCGAAGCT
The Streptomyces tuirus genome window above contains:
- a CDS encoding ABC transporter permease, encoding MTADATPALVEDKQQTAPGPRVRKSSAYPRYLAGKVAGAAVSLLAVLVTSFFLFRLIPGDPVKTMTGGRQVSAEQLAAYREEFGLDLPLWRQFTDYCGKALTGDFGTSYQFRSPVVDKITEALPNTLLLTGTAFVLYTALGILLGTRSAWRHGRLGDRVNTGLALTLYSIPSFWLGLLLIIVLSVGIGPLPGMFPTGGMESGGEEGFAYVLDVAHHLVLPVVTLVAVEYGQTLLVTRSALLDEMGSDYLTTARAKGLRDDLVRRRHAVPNALLPTVTLIFINLGRTVAGVILVETVFSWPGLGGLFYQALSVPDLPLVQGLFFVFAAAVILMNTLADLVYPLLDPRVAR
- a CDS encoding ABC transporter substrate-binding protein, which encodes MGTNDQKRSLPHGLRLVALAGAAALTLTAGLATPLDPAPQQARAADDGKKVLTVAVAQSVDSLSPFLAVRLLSTSIHRLMYEYLTNYDPKDNHAIPGLATKWESSPDKLTWTYTIRDNSTWSDGEQATAEDAAWTFNKMMTDTGAATANGSYVGNFRKVTAPSPTELVIELKKPQATMAALDVPIVPKHVWEKVSDFSEFNNDKDFPVVGNGPFVLSGYKADSYVRLKANKDFWRGSPKFDELVFRYYKDQDAAVSALRKGEVSFVAGSPSLTPAQAESLKGADDIQVNDAPGRRFYALATNPGAKAKNGEKFGDGHPSLLDQRVRNALFRAVDREAIIDKVFRGHAVEGEGYIPPRFQDYFWKPSADRKLAYDPAEAARLLDQAGYKKNGDGKRVGKDGKPITYRVLCHATDPNDKAVGKYLQEWWGKLGIGVRLNCLDNVTDPWLAGKYDLAFDGWSVNPDPDFVLSIHTCGALPATPEETGATDNFICDKKYDELYARQLTEYDPAKRADIVKQMESRLYDLGYMNVMAYPNAVEAFRTDQIKSITTMPAKAGNIYGQDGYWSWWSAVPADSGGSSDNASSTGVVVGIVAGVVILGGLGAFAAMRRRATAEERE
- a CDS encoding SCO5717 family growth-regulating ATPase, which produces MRVLDHTRRNTVSSDRDGIRGGWATPGDDQPDAESAAEVTGEFTIDYAPPAWYTQNASGSSSSGQGTGASEESSPSGAAGGPGGSGVPGGSGTPGGSGMPKGPVPPLPGLTPPPHANPSGGASAFPAHNPAQGPAAASHPAPAPGAPFTPPAPPPAPGAPFTPPAPAPGAPFTPPAAGGAAGVPRLPMGSGFEPQVSQPAQSEAPQAGPASPTAVPNIPVGGYQAQWTPSAPPETAPAAPGPAPAPGAAPATPPAASGTPEVPAAAAGAADTSAGDLESGATMRFSAVALKREIEERAAAEAVSTPDAAGTPDAEDEGDTEADDAADEAGSAVRTDDTEDHGPDDSDAEADDASDGVSEYALDADAFADVPSAEEAGPEQTRPEGEDAAPVVAEPHPVAADAGESEDTGVQDEAPADDARAEEPEVPVDTDAEAQDTAPEDALSDADEPQDAPSQAHEPEDVRPEPEPEDALPADAEYPREDAVAAPEEPSDAPPADLVSPDSEPEDAVPAAPAPEAPAPQSTPSDSVPPLPQGVPPLPPSYQPAAPAPAHQWPVQPVQPEQQPQPEARPADAHVPAQGQPPVPPQPSVPAQQPPFQPQAPQPAPAAWNQQPAPMPPNQPPVQPVPQPGGYGFPHPGAQPPAAPNAQGGYGFPHPGAPTPAAQQPPAQQPDGPPAPPAQGGYGFPQQGAPAPAPQQPPAEQPVTPPAPAQAPAQTPAPAPAPAQQDGYGFPQPGAPAPQAGYGFPHPGAPADAQGGYGFPQPPGPQPHPGVPPQAQPQPEAQPPHAGQPQPQPGQPGQQGHPGQPQQPVDPRTGAAWPQPIQHDQRQPTNPGAAPLGYTAAVELSSDRLLNSKKQKAKSSRPAAGGGRFKIGGKKEEAERQRKLDLIRTPVLSCYRIAVISLKGGVGKTTTTTALGSTLATERQDKILAIDANPDAGTLGRRVRRETGATIRDLVQAIPYLNSYMDIRRFTSQASSGLEIIANDVDPAVSTTFNDEDYRRAIDVLGKQYPVILTDSGTGLLYSAMRGVLDLADQLIIISTPSVDGASSASTTLDWLSAHGYADLVSRSITVISGVRETGKMIKVEDIVSHFETRCRGVVVVPFDEHLSAGAEVDLDMMRPKVREAYFNLAAMVAEDFVRHQQSHGLWTSDGNPPPVAAPPMPGQAMPGQPYAQPGQPVYPGQQQPDPGRPGPYPQQPQQPQPQPQPGQPYAQPGQPYPQPGQPYAQPPAQPGQPYPQAAAQPPYPQPGQPGQPAQPGQHPGHPAAHPGQPYPQPGQPPAAPPQPGYGYPQPGQPGHPAQPDGQTPPPPPPTQ
- the eccE gene encoding type VII secretion protein EccE, with the protein product MASGTRARSGDRSRTRVASVSGQGPAQRPASPGVLHSRVRSGQVGAFRLQRLVLIEVAAAILLVGWVIDPVAVAPAAVLAGCLVLLAFVRRRGRSLPEWLATAQALRARQRRAASTPIPEGTEPGLAPAVECDPSLRTYTYSGRDRRPVGIVGDGTFVTAVLHVEAAAAALRAERNKQPLPLSLVHDALEVDGIRLESAQVVLHTQPAPAIHLPRQSVAVANYAPLQEQTGAPAVRITWIALKLDPELCAEAVAARGGGLVGAQRCVVRAADHLASRLTGSGFRATLLDEEQLISAIATSACANPLVTAEAGRTDARERRTEESGRNWRCDNRRHTTYWIRRWPALGGERAPSLPQLVALVTAVPTLATTFSLTLRQGERKEVSACGHLRVTGRGDDELVAARRAVQAAARHTGMGLSRLDREQVPGMLATLPLGGAR